A window of Cryptomeria japonica chromosome 3, Sugi_1.0, whole genome shotgun sequence contains these coding sequences:
- the LOC131046033 gene encoding pentatricopeptide repeat-containing protein DOT4, chloroplastic — protein sequence MDRGLAFATRTALQNSLLNMYIKNGSLVNARKVFDNMRGGDVFSWNLIIAAYQRHGSPQEAFTLFNKMQKIGVQTNPFTFASVLAASAKIGDLEEGMKLHQRIIQSGIYSDVVVGSTLIDMYAKCGNIHKAREVFDEMPHKNEVSWTTTVAGYAQNGNLERALETFKQMQLAGVKTNSTTYAIVLPSCGKMGAMDLGMEVHQRIIESGCLPDVVLASSLTYMYAKCGSLEKARKLFDKMPRRNMVSWNTIISGYAQNGYLDEALKLFQEMPQKNVVSWTAMIAGYVQNGLVEKALETFKQMLLADVAVVNALIDMYAKCGRIRKARELFDKMFQRVVVSWTVMIAGYAMHGYGKDALELFELMKQSGTRPDHVSFVCVLFACSHAGLVDEGCAYFNDMSSMPTLDHYVCMVDLLARAGYLEEALHFIIKMPIKSAMVLWMCLLSGCRSHKNIGLGVYTATLLFDLIPKNAAPYLLLSDIYAEWGRWVEVRKVKRLIRDMRIKKIPGCSWIEVHKVVHAFCVGDRSHPQTQEIYAKLQRLAEEGHFPYSKHDVEEEEKSFSSSHHSEMLAISFGLLNTSPGKSIRVVKNLRICVDCHTAIKFISKTVDTEIVVRDANRFHNFTQGQCSCGDYW from the exons ATGGATAGGGGATTAGCATTTGCCACACGCACTGCTTTACAAAATAGTCTTCTCAACATGTACATCAAAAACGGTAGTTTGGTGAACGCTCGCAAAGTATTTGATAATATGAGAGGAGGAGACGTGTTCTCATGGAATCTGATAATTGCAGCTTACCAAAGACACGGCTCTCCTCAGGAGGCATTCACACTATTCAACAAAATGCAAAAAATAGGTGTTCAAACAAATCCCTTCACCTTTGCCAGCGTACTAGCAGCCAGTGCAAAAATAGGAGATTTAGAAGAGGGTATGAAACTTCATCAAAGAATAATCCAAAGCGGAATTTATTCCGATGTTGTAGTTGGCAGTACCctaatagacatgtatgcaaaatgcggAAACATACACAAAGCACGTGAAGTATTTGACGAAATGCCTCATAAAAATGAGGTCTCATGGACAACCACAGTTGCAGGTTACGCTCAAAATGGGAATTTAGAAAGGGCTTTGGAgacttttaagcaaatgcaattggcaggtgtaaagacaAACTCTACAACATATGCTATTGTGCTTCCATCCTGTGGAAAAATGGGAGCCATGGATTTGGGTATGGAGGTCCACCAAAGAATAATAGAAAGCGGATGTTTGCCAGATGTTGTACTTGCGAGTTCCCTAacatacatgtatgcaaaatgcggAAGCTTAGAGAAGGCAcgcaaattgtttgacaaaatgcctcgaaGAAATATGGTATCATGGAATACGATAAtatcaggatatgcacaaaatggttatcttgatgaagcTTTAAAGCTTTTCCAAGAAATGCCTCAGAAAAATGTCGTCTCATGGAcagcaatgattgcaggatatgtacAGAATGGGCTAGTTGAAAAGGCCTTggaaacttttaagcaaatgctTTTGGCAG ACGTTGCAGTTGtaaatgccctgatagacatgtatgcaaaatgtggacgCATACGTAAGGCACGTGAACTTTTTGACAAAATGTTTCAAAGAGTTGTGGTTTCGTGGACtgtaatgattgcaggatatgcaatgCACGGCTACGGCAAGGATGCTCTTGAACTCTTTGAACTGATGAAGCAATCTGGAACACGCCCTGATCATGTAAGCTTTGTTTGTGTTTTATTTGCATGCAGTCATGCAGGTTTAGTGGATGAGGGCTGTGCATACTTCAATGACATGAGCAGTATGCCTACGTTAGACCATTATGTATGCATGGTTGACCTTCTTGCCCGTGCTGGTTATCTTGAGGAAGCTCTACATTTTATCATCAAGATGCCAATTAAATCTGCAATGGTTCTGTGGATGTGTTTGCTTAGTGGTTGTAGATCACATAAGAATATAGGGTTAGGAGTATATACAGCAACTCTCCTCTTTGACCTGATTCCTAAGAATGCCGCACCTTATCTTCTTCTGTCAGACATCTATGCAGAGTGGGGCAGGTGGGTTGAGGTTCGAAAGGTAAAAAGATTAATAAGAGATATGAGAATTAAAAAGATCCCTGGTTGTAGTTGGATTGAAGTGCATAAAGTGGTACATGCTTTTTGTGTGGGAGACAGGTCACACCCACAAACACAGGAGATCTATGCAAAGTTGCAGAGATTAGCTGAGGAAGGGCATTTTCCATATTCAAAGCATGACGTGGAGGAGGAAGAAAAAAGTTTCTCCTCCTCCCACCATAGTGAGATGCTGGCCATTTCATTTGGATTGTTAAATACATCCCCAGGAAAATCTATTAGAGTTGTCAAAAACCTTCGAATATGTGTTGACTGCCACACTGCAATCAAGTTTATCTCCAAGACTGTTGATACAGAGATAGTTGTGAGAGACGCAAACCGATTCCATAATTTCACACAAGGACAATGTTCTTGTGGAGATTATTGGTGA